A stretch of the Xylocopa sonorina isolate GNS202 chromosome 12, iyXylSono1_principal, whole genome shotgun sequence genome encodes the following:
- the LOC143429951 gene encoding TELO2-interacting protein 2, whose translation MNNLSEELEALKITADFNQECIMSACTALIRTSYVPEKTVGASRPCEEEDFRDCREIIERNLRNIESMLQHIIRSCNEKDVLIDLNVPAWRTFTIDLLLLVGEQYEKNVWNTVESASISKGLVNEILQLYRYQCISQFLMEQDNFNTVLLTLRPKLTKDTWRSYPAAVACYKWIIYQVEEPSLYNHIENVLPTALLIIDDNVPENVVLGLECLHQILQHSHLKKGLIDSGYANVILHALERLTHQKEAKYVILVYVCIKYLLSTIERWDNTSNVFEWMKRDDILAVLFDNMEFEQNVELRRVYMLSLPELLTHIGCAKWCKKLTQILSDYCEHHTDLNTLKATMQTAKIFLVMFHPRVAAHCVPLYTIFLKLHIDLTKTPVFDKEIMENLEDCICLLYKWCPNVRCAVMNDDRMQIVIKNSMQIVCFGDSKYFQ comes from the exons ATGAATAATCTTTCGGAAGAACTAGAGGCCCTCAAAATTACGGCCGACTTTAATCAAGAATGCATTATGTCAGCATGTACTGCTCTGATTCGAACGAGTTACGTTCCTGAAAAGACTGTCGGTGCTAGTCGACCATGCGAGGAGGAAGATTTCAGAGACTGTAGAGAAATTATAGAAAGAAATTTACGAAATATCGAATCGATGCTTCAGCATATCATTCGCAGCTGCAATGAGAAAGACGTACTAATAGATTTAAATGTACCAGCATGGAGAACATTTACTATCGACTTGCTGTTGCTTGTTGGAGAACAATACGAAAAGAATGTTTGGAATACTGTAGAATCTGCATCGATATCGAAAGGATTGGTCAACGAaatattgcaattatatagataCCAATGCATCTCGCAGTTTTTAATGGAACAGGATAACTTTAACACAGTATTGTTAACGCTAAGGCCTAAACTAACAAAAGATACTTGGAGATCCTATCCGGCAGCAGTAGCATGTTACAAATGGATCATATACCAAGTGGAG GAACCAAGTTTATACAATCATATCGAAAATGTGCTTCCAACAGCTTTACTAATCATCGATGATAATGTGCCAGAGAATGTAGTACTAGGTCTTGAATGTTTACATCAAATTCTTCAACATTCTCATCTG AAAAAAGGATTGATCGACAGTGGATATGCCAATGTAATTCTTCATGCATTAGAACGTTTAACACATCAAAAAGAAGCCAAATACGTAATATTGGTATATGTATGCATAAAATATTTACTCTCTACAATCGAACGCTGGGACAATACATCAAATGTTTTTGAA TGGATGAAGAGAGATGATATTTTGGCCGTTCTGTTCGATAATATGGAATTTGAGCAAAATGTAGAACTGAGACGGGTATACATGCTGAGCTTACCTGAACTCTTAACTCATATCGGTTGTGCCAAGTGGTGTAAAAAATTAACACAAATACTTTCTGATTATTGTGAACATCATACTGACCTCAATACATTAAAGGCTACAATGCAG ACTGCAAAAATTTTTCTTGTGATGTTTCATCCTCGAGTGGCAGCCCACTGTGTACCTCTCTACACAATCTTTCTGAAACTGCATATTGATTTAACAAAAACGCCAGTATTCGACAAAGAAATAATGGAAAACTTGGAGGATTGTATTTGTTTGTTATATAAATGGTGCCCGAACGTAAGATGCGCAGTTATGAACGATGATAGAATGCAAATAGTAATTAAAAATAGTATGCAAATAGTATGCTTTGGTGATAGCAAATATTTTCAATGA
- the LOC143429971 gene encoding putative cytochrome P450 304a1: MSPLLVAIFLLIIGYKLYEFLNSSPKNIPPSLPRLPIIGSYWHLLWHNYTHPFKTVLHYAHKLRSSIVTCYLGNTVTIIASDYNSVKDILTREEFDGRLMNLTTTLSAAYQKPLGIFFIEGPVWQEQRRFMLRHMRDFGFGRRHEKYEADMLEETSILVNMLKEGPINDNEKEYLKKGYALFPDAIYPYVTNSIWSIFFGERFDRSEHDQVRYLCKSIMLLQKSGDITGGAIAQFSFLKYFGNIFKYRDFSKSNHEIFDFIKEHIEKQRHLTEDDKGLVSRYLKEIEGTKDAMSSFTMEQLVVLLGDLMLPSLSVVPSVIVHVIKCAMHNPKVIKNVQNEIDRVVGTGRHITWEDRKNLVYTEATIRETLRYETVTPFGVFHKALKDTTLSGFNVPKDAAVVTNLTGLNNDPNLWGDPENFRPERFLNENGELGKDYTFPFGLGHRVCAGETFARYNVFQAFATLMQNFDFSFVKGEPTGLDDKIIGSMVMPEQAWIRIEPR; encoded by the exons ATGTCGCCATTGTTAGTTGCAATATTTCTTCTTATAATCGGATATAAGCTTTACGAGTTCCTAAATTCTTCGCCAAAAAATATACCACCAT CTCTTCCACGGCTACCAATAATAGGTTCTTACTGGCACTTGTTATGGCATAATTACACGCATCCTTTCAAAACGGTCCTCCACTATGCCCATAAATTGCGAAGTAGCATTGTCACGTGTTACTTGGGTAACACGGTAACTATAATTGCGAGTGACTACAATAGTGTTAAAGATATATTAACGAGAGAGGAATTCGACGGAAGATTGATGAACCTAACTACCACATTGTCGGCAGCATATCAAAAACCATTAG GCATTTTCTTTATTGAGGGGCCAGTATGGCAAGAACAGAGGAGATTTATGCTTCGCCATATGAGGGACTTTGGGTTCGGCAGAAGACACGAAAAATACGAAGCGGATATGCTGGAAGAAACGTCGATTCTAGTCAACATGCTGAAAGAAGGCCCCATTAACGACAACGAGAAG GAGTACTTAAAAAAAGGTTACGCGCTTTTCCCGGATGCTATATACCCATATGTCACGAATAGCATATGGAGTATATTTTTCGGCGAAAGATTTGATCGTTCGGAACATGACCAAGTAAGATATCTGTGCAAATCTATCATGTTGCTACAAAAGTCAGGCGATATTACTGGTGGGGCGATCGCTCAATTCTCGTTCTTAAAATATTTCGGTAACATATTCAAGTATAGAGATTTTTCCAAATCGAATCACGAGATTTTCGATTTTATTAAG GAGCATATAGAGAAACAAAGACACTTGACTGAAGACGATAAGGGACTGGTATCTCGATACTTGAAAGAGATAGAAGGGACCAAGGATGCAATGTCTAGTTTCACTATGGAGCAGCTCGTTGTGCTCCttggagatttaatgcttccatCTCTGTCTGTAGTGCCAAGTGTAATCGTGCACGTAATTAAATGCGCTATGCATAATCCGAAAGTCATAAAAAATGTGCAGAACGAAATAGATAGAGTGGTTGGAACTGGAAGGCATATTACGTGGGAAGATAGAAAGAA CTTAGTATACACCGAAGCAACGATACGTGAGACACTCAGATACGAGACAGTGACACCGTTTGGCGTATTTCATAAAGCATTAAAAGACACCACTCTTAGTGGTTTTAATGTTCCGAAGGATGCAGCAGTTGTCACGAATTTAACCGGACTAAATAACGATCCTAATTTATGGGGTGATCCCGAGAACTTTAGACCCGAAAGATTCTTGAACGAAAACGGCGAACTGGGGAAAGATTACACGTTTCCTTTTGGACTTG GTCATCGTGTGTGTGCGGGTGAAACGTTTGCAAGGTATAACGTATTCCAAGCGTTCGCCACATTGATGCAGAACTTTGACTTTTCGTTCGTAAAGGGTGAACCGACAGGTCTCGATGACAAAATCATTGGTTCCATGGTCATGCCAGAACAAGCATGGATTCGAATAGAACCACGTTGA
- the LOC143429953 gene encoding uncharacterized protein LOC143429953, whose product METEYATSTEIPTECSSNDESVQHINNQCEELSDNEQRKMDQRNTDLTLDLRSVIPNCDPPAENDDSLEKLSAVLEQPEDTSVILERAQTEENYPEDKDSNYVLRQRIESLGEVMRNLRDELTEEIELWKKEREEFQHLREKEDALALEEATAAARAAAAAYAVESPLSNNLGDILDVTSEDTYRGLAILEYEKRLAKYQDGYTFSQAEKRYNARWKMIANAYKQKLIEVERLCNEELEKVQKNVNHLQPLKEMVSQWYINEENHGDSMKSTDFTANASKISTLNEDGARNGHKFQKVDAEVNMAPEIFVARFKSDDPTKKDKFYE is encoded by the exons ATGGAAACAGAATATGCAACTTCTACAGAAATTCCAACGGAATGCTCAAGCAACGACGAGAGCGTTCAGCATATCAATAATCAATGCGAAGAATTATCTGATAACGAGCAGAGGAAAATGGATCAAAGAAACACCGATTTAACGCTAGATCTTCGAAGCGTAATACCAAATTGCGATCCCCCTGCTGAAAACGACGATTCGTTAGAGAAACTTTCGGCCGTTCTCGAACAACCGGAAGATACATCGGTGATTTTAGAACGGGCTCAGACGGAAGAAAATTATCCGGAGGATAAAGATTCAAA CTACGTTCTTCGACAACGCATAGAATCACTCGGCGAAGTAATGAGGAATCTAAGGGACGAGTTAACGGAGGAAATAGAACTGTGGaagaaggaaagagaagaaTTTCAACATTTACGCGAGAAAGAGGACGCGTTAGCCCTAGAAGAAGCAACCGCGGCTGCTCGAGCAGCTGCGGCAGCTTATGCTGTGGAATCGCCGTTGTCTAATAATTTGG GAGATATTTTAGACGTTACATCCGAGGACACGTACAGGGGACTGGCGATACTCGAGTACGAGAAAAGGCTGGCCAAGTATCAAGATGGATACACGTTCAGCCAAGCTGAAAAGCGTTACAATGCTCGTTGGAAGATGATTGCAAACGCGTACAAACAAAAACTGATTGAAGTGGAGCGCCTCTGCAACGAAGAATTGGAAAaagttcagaaaaatgtaaatcatTTACAACCGTTAAAGGAAATGGTATCGCAGTGGTATATAAACGAAGAGAATCACGGTGATTCGATGAAAAGTACTGATTTTACTGCAAACGCGTCAAAAATTAGTACTTTGAACGAGGATGGTGCGCGTAACGGTCACAAGTTTCAAAAAGTCGACGCAGAAGTTAATATGGCGCCGGAAATATTCGTTGCCCGATTCAAATCCGACGATCCAACGAAGAAAGATAAATTTTATGAATGA
- the Twr gene encoding signal peptidase complex catalytic subunit SEC11 homolog C twr isoform X1: MLQSVFDDVRRMNKRQFLYQILSFGMIVSSALMIWKGLMVVSGSESPIVVVLSGSMEPAFHRGDLLFLTNYQDEPVRVGEIIVFKVEGRDIPIVHRVLKLHEKGDQNNTVKFLTKGDNNSVDDRGLYAPGQLWLTHKDVVGRARGFLPYVGMITIYMNEYPKFKYAILICLGIYVLVHRE; encoded by the exons ATGTTGCAATCGGTATTCGACGACGTGCGGCGAATGAACAAACGGCAG TTCCTGTATCAAATATTGAGCTTTGGTATGATCGTTTCGTCCGCCTTGATGATATGGAAAGGCTTAATGGTTGTATCGGGTAGCGAAAGTCCGATCGTGGTGGTTCTCAG CGGTAGTATGGAACCAGCGTTTCACAGGGgagatttattatttttaaccaaTTATCAAGACGAGCCAGTCAGGGTTGGAGAAATTATTGTTTTTAAAGTTGAAGGTAGAGATATTCCAATTGTACACAGAGTACTTAAGCTACACGAAAA GGGTGATCAAAATAATACTGTTAAATTTTTAACAAAGGGTGATAATAATTCTGTTGACGATAGAGGTTTATATGCACCCGGTCAATTGTGGTTGACTCATAAAGACGTTGTTGGTAGAGCAAGAGGTTTCTTACCGTACGTAGGAATGATTACAATATATATGAACGAATATCCCAAATTTAAATATGCAATATTAATTTGTTTGGGAATATATGTTTTGGTACACAGAGAATAA
- the LOC143429646 gene encoding farnesoate epoxidase-like produces the protein MTFIANDYNSIKEILSKEEFDGRLSNGHLILERAFGEEFGIFFTDGPLWKEQRRFALRHMRDVGFGRRHEKFEASMMEEISLLINMLKEGPINDQEKAYLRNGFARFPDVLYPYVGNNIWCIMFGERFDRSEHYKLKYFCESAMEFQRSGDTSGGAISAFWFLKYFGNMFGYTGTIKSNLQLINFIKEHLDSRKYSSDGLVDQYLKEMNKKANLKSNFTEKQLIMTLVDFMFPAISALPSAVVHAIKAVMHHPKVLKNVQEEIDRVVGTGRLVTWDDRKSLPYTEATIRESLRYETLTPLSAFHKALKPATLCGYNVEKDTPVVTNLAALHSDVNMWGDPENFRPERFLNEDGQLGKDCTLPFGFGHRVCAGETFARYNLFELLAVLVQNFNFSFVEGEPTGLDDKLPGIVVTPKETWIRVQPRYTSVFNADEKMSPFLIFILLFLIGYKIYEFLTSVPPNVPPCLPRLPLVGCYWHLLWHNYNVPIEAVYYYVNKLRSKIITCYLGSAMTIFVTDYNAIKEVLLKEEFDGRTSDVGFLLDRAFGKKLGIFFNEGKFAQEHKRFILRNMRDFGFGRRHEKYEANMMEEISILIQMLKEGPINDNEKTYLKDGLVRFPDILFPYTTNSIWEIIFGKRFDRSEFHKLNHLCTSAIEFQRSGNPVGGAIAYFWYLKYFGNVFKYKDFIDSNRNMVEFIKEHIDKNRCSGQDEDRGVLDRYLKEIKKNENVNFTEQQLIITIVDIVFPSVSILLNSMFFAIKLVMHHPEVMRKVQEEIDRVVGTGRLVTWDDRKSLPYVEATLREVFRYDTLAPTTVLHKALKDTAIDGYNVPKDTVVILSLKSINMDPELWEEPEKFRPERFLNDDGQLIKDLTLPFGMGRRMCVAETFSRYHMFEVFATLLQNFNFSFVKGEPTGLEDKVPGLVITHKDTWVRVEQRHD, from the exons ATGACTTTCATCGCAAATGACTACAATAGCATTAAAGAAATATTGTCAAAGGAAGAATTCGATGGACGGCTATCAAACGGACATCTTATCTTGGAAAGAGCATTTGGGGAAGAATTTG GTATCTTTTTCACCGATGGTCCACTTTGGAAAGAACAAAGACGATTCGCCCTTAGGCATATGAGAGATGTTGGATTTGGCAGGAGGCATGAAAAGTTTGAAGCGAGCATGATGGAAGAAATCAGCCTGCTAATTAACATGTTGAAAGAAGGCCCCATTAACGACCAAGAAAAG GCGTACCTGAGGAATGGCTTTGCTCGTTTCCCGGACGTTCTCTATCCATACGTGGGAAACAATATATGGTGCATAATGTTCGGCGAAAGGTTTGATCGTTCGGAGCATTATAAACTGAAATATTTTTGTGAATCTGCTATGGAATTTCAAAGATCCGGCGATACTAGTGGCGGAGCGATATCCGCCTTCTGGTTCTTGAAATATTTTGGAAACATGTTTGGATACACAGGCACGATCAAATCGAACCTTCAAttgataaacttcattaaa GAACATTTGGACAGTCGAAAATATTCGAGCGATGGACTGGTGGATCAATATTTAAAGGAGATGAATAAGAAGGCAAATTTAAAATCAAATTTCACTGAGAAACAACTCATTATGACTCTTGTGGATTTTATGTTCCCAGCTATATCTGCATTACCAAGTGCCGTTGTACATGCAATCAAGGCTGTTATGCATCATCCAAAGGTATTGAAAAATGTACAGGAAGAAATCGATAGAGTGGTTGGTACCGGAAGACTTGTCACATGGGACGACAGAAAGAG CTTACCATATACCGAGGCAACAATAAGAGAATCGCTCCGGTATGAAACATTAACGCCGTTAAGCGCATTTCATAAAGCGCTAAAACCTGCCACTCTTTGTGGGTATAACGTTGAAAAGGATACACCGGTTGTCACGAATTTGGCAGCGTTACATAGCGATGTTAACATGTGGGGTGATCCCGAAAACTTTAGGCCCGAAAGATTTCTTAATGAGGACGGTCAGTTGGGGAAAGATTGTACGCTCCCTTTTGGATTTG GTCATCGTGTATGCGCGGGCGAAACTTTTGCCAGATACAATCTATTCGAATTGTTAGCTGTGTTAGTGCAGAACTTTAATTTTTCGTTCGTGGAGGGTGAACCAACAGGATTGGACGACAAATTGCCCGGTATAGTTGTAACTCCGAAAGAAACGTGGATTCGTGTGCAGCCACGTTATACG TCGGTGTTTAATGCTGATGAGAAAATGTCTCCCTTTTTAATTTTCATATTACTATTCTTAATTGGATATAAGATATACGAATTCTTAACTTCCGTACCGCCAAATGTACCACCGT GCCTTCCACGATTACCGCTCGTAGGATGTTATTGGCATTTACTGTGGCATAATTACAATGTTCCTATCGAAGCAGTTTATTATTATGTGAATAAATTACGATCAAAAATTATTACGTGTTATCTGGGTAGTGCTATGACTATTTTTGTGACTGACTATAatgctatcaaggaagtgttattGAAAGAGGAATTCGATGGGAGAACTTCAGACGTAGGGTTTCTTCTAGACAGAGCATTTGGAAAAAAATTAG GCATATTTTTCAATGAAGGTAAATTTGCGCAAGAACACAAAAGATTTATTCTTAGAAATATGAGGGATTTCGGGTTCGGCAGAAGGCACGAAAAATATGAAGCCAATATGATGGAAGAAATTAGCATTCTAATTCAAATGTTGAAAGAAGGTCCCATTAATGACAATGAGAAG ACGTATTTAAAAGACGGTTTGGTTCGTTTCCCGGATATCTTATTTCCGTATACCACAAACAGTATATGGGAGATCATATTTGGCAAAAGGTTTGATCGCTCGGAATTTCACAAACTGAATCATCTTTGTACGTCTGCTATAGAATTCCAAAGATCGGGTAACCCTGTTGGCGGAGCGATCGCCTATTTTTGGTACTTGAAATATTTCGGAAATGTGTTCAAATACAAAGATTTCATAGATTCAAACCGCAATATGGTAGAATTCATTAAG GAACATATAGACAAAAACCGGTGCTCGGGCCAGGATGAAGACAGAGGAGTACTAGATCGTTACTTAAAAGAGATaaaaaagaatgagaatgtAAATTTTACAGAGCAGCAACTTATCATAACCATTGTAGATATCGTCTTCCCATCTGTATCTATACTGCTGAACAGTATGTTTTTCGCAATCAAATTAGTTATGCATCATCCCGAGGTAATGAGAAAGGTTCAGGAAGAGATAGATAGAGTAGTTGGTACCGGAAGGCTCGTTACGTGGGACGATCGGAAGAG CTTACCATATGTCGAGGCGACGCTAAGAGAGGTATTCAGATACGATACGCTAGCTCCAACTAccgtgcttcataaagcgctaaAGGACACCGCTATTGATGGATACAATGTTCCGAAGGATACAGTAGTGATCTTGTCTTTAAAATCGATAAATATGGATCCCGAATTATGGGAAGAACCAGAAAAGTTTAGACCCGAAAGATTTCTCAACGACGATGGCCAATTGATCAAAGATTTGACGCTTCCCTTCGGGATGG GACGTCGTATGTGCGTTGCCGAAACCTTCTCAAGATATCATATGTTCGAGGTGTTCGCTACACTGTTACAGAATTTTAATTTTTCGTTTGTCAAGGGTGAACCGACTGGGCTAGAAGATAAAGTACCTGGTTTAGTTATCACCCACAAGGACACATGGGTGCGCGTCGAACAACGTCACGATTAA
- the LOC143429954 gene encoding ELMO domain-containing protein 2 — MFSSERKLSKSMQNGPIVKWLLRHTTQMCELQRICYGEPSGARRTLAVEESLKLSRNPNIKTLVAYLNDFADQHAITKEAEHKILKEAIITVMVTKKINPTAHPDFAKSFGKCIELIWGYRQLCVECEELRKTPYDAENSEHELLLLKLWKLLMPHEPLDARVTKQWQQIGFQGDDPKTDFRGMGILGLENLVYFAQEYPSAAAHVLSHSTHSRYGYAFAIVGINLTSMALRLLRDGSAKTHIYNSSKGFPTIRAFHHFYCYLFYEFDGFWIHSKPSNMMEFSSIQEKFENSIRMALADSSTVFRINISVDNV; from the exons ATGTTTTCTTCCGAAAGAAAATTATCCAAATCGATGCAAAATGG ACCCATTGTAAAATGGTTGCTAAGGCATACAACGCAAATGTGCGAGCTTCAAAGAATTTGTTACGGAGAACCATCGGGGGCACGAAGAACACTAGCTGTAGAAGAATCTCTTAAGTTATCTAGAAACCCTAATATTAAAACACTTGTAGCCTATTTAAATGACTTTGCTGATCAACATGCGATCACAAAGGAAGCGGAGCATAAAATTTTAAAGGAAGCTATTATAACTGTAATGGTAACTAAGAAAATAAATCCAACTGCACATCCTGACTTTGCCAAGTCGTTTGGCAAATGCATAGAATTAATATGGGGTTATAGACAGCTTTGCGTGGAATGCGAGGAACTCAGGAAAACTCCATATGATGCTGAAAATTCAGAGCACGAATTATTGCTGTTAAAGTTGTGGAAGTTGTTGATGCCTCATGAGCCATTAGACGCTAGAGTTACCAAGCAATGGCAACAAATTGGCTTTCAGGGTGATGATCCAAAGACAGACTTCCGTGGAATGGGAATCTTGGGATTAGAAAATCTAGTTTACTTCGCTCAAGAGTATCCTAGTGCCGCTGCGCATGTATTGTCGCATTCTACGCATTCGCGTTACGGTTACGCGTTCGCGATAGTCGGCATAAATTTAACAAGTATGGCGCTAAGATTACTGAGGGATGGAAGTGCTAAAACCCATATTTATAATTCTTCGAAAGGCTTTCCAACCATTCGTGCTTTTCATCACTTTTATTGTTATCTCTTCTACGAATTTGATGGGTTTTGGATTCATTCGAAACCGAGTAACATGATGGAATTCTCATCTATACAAGAAAAGTTTGAAAATAGCATCAGAATGGCACTAGCAGACTCGTCTACAGTCTTTAGGATAAATATATCTGTCGATAATGTTTGA
- the LOC143429955 gene encoding protein disulfide-isomerase A4: MLRLTFLISICCFAGVYSASLETVSDEELINLIKTEKYVVVLFSRKDCEACDNFENEMILLREDLVNTLSAWVVKAIDSQLLRLYSADKEPAVVFFRHGMPLLYDGPLNDEEILTMFTENREPTVKELTDDTFEHLTQASSGATTGDWFVMFYSTDCVECVRMIARWEAVAAKLKQRVNVARIDKYTTGAYTARRFNVYEVPTFIFFRHGKMYRYQIPKYDINSFVSFAKEWYRNARAEPVPVPQSPFDDVVQISADFLRENPWVMKLGSITIGVLIIISVASKFRRKTETAQKKD, encoded by the exons ATGTTACGACTAACATTTTTAATATCGATATGCTGTTTCGCTGGCGTTTATTCCGCCAGTCTTGAAACAGTAAGTGACGAAGAGCTTATAAATCTTATAAAAACAGAGAAATATGTGGTCGTGCTGTTCT CACGGAAAGATTGCGAGGCATGCGACAATTTCGAGAACGAGATGATCCTATTACGGGAAGATTTAGTGAATACTTTGTCTGCTTGGGTCGTCAAAGCCATTGACAGCCAATTACTTCGTCTTTACAGTGCCGATAAAGAGCCGGCGGTTGTATTTTTCCGACATGGAATGCCTTTGCTCTATGATG GTCCGCTTAATGACGAAGAGATTTTGACCATGTTCACTGAGAATAGGGAACCCACGGTAAAAGAACTTACAGACGATACGTTCGAACATTTAACACAAGCAAGTAGCGGGGCAACAACTGGGGATTGGTTCGTAATGTT TTATAGCACAGACTGTGTAGAATGTGTGAGAATGATTGCAAGGTGGGAAGCTGTAGCTGCAAAGCTGAAGCAAAGGGTCAATGTAGCACGTATCGATAAGTATACAACCGGTGCTTACACAGCCAGAAGATTTAATGTTTACGAAGTTCCTACATTTATATT CTTCAGACATGGTAAAATGTATCGCTATCAGATTCCGAAATATGATATTAACTCTTTCGTATCGTTCGCGAAAGAATGGTACAGAAACGCACGCGCTGAACCAGTCCCTGTACCGCAAAGCCCATT CGACGATGTTGTACAAATAAGTGCAGATTTTCTTCGTGAAAATCCGTGGGTGATGAAGCTCGGCAGTATAACAATTGGTGTGCTTATTATAATTTCTGTAGCTTCGAAATTTAGACGTAAAACTGAGACGGCCCAAAAGAAAGACTAA
- the Twr gene encoding signal peptidase complex catalytic subunit SEC11 homolog C twr isoform X2: MLQSVFDDVRRMNKRQFLYQILSFGMIVSSALMIWKGLMVVSGSESPIVVVLSGSMEPAFHRGDLLFLTNYQDEPVRVGEIIVFKVEGRDIPIVHRVLKLHEKGDQNNTVKFLTKGDNNSVDDRGLYAPGQLWLTHKDVVGRARGFLP, translated from the exons ATGTTGCAATCGGTATTCGACGACGTGCGGCGAATGAACAAACGGCAG TTCCTGTATCAAATATTGAGCTTTGGTATGATCGTTTCGTCCGCCTTGATGATATGGAAAGGCTTAATGGTTGTATCGGGTAGCGAAAGTCCGATCGTGGTGGTTCTCAG CGGTAGTATGGAACCAGCGTTTCACAGGGgagatttattatttttaaccaaTTATCAAGACGAGCCAGTCAGGGTTGGAGAAATTATTGTTTTTAAAGTTGAAGGTAGAGATATTCCAATTGTACACAGAGTACTTAAGCTACACGAAAA GGGTGATCAAAATAATACTGTTAAATTTTTAACAAAGGGTGATAATAATTCTGTTGACGATAGAGGTTTATATGCACCCGGTCAATTGTGGTTGACTCATAAAGACGTTGTTGGTAGAGCAAGAGGTTTCTTACC GTAG